The genome window TGGCGGCGCAGCCTGGCAGGGCCGGGatccccggtgcccccccctgGACCCCCCCCCGTGCTCACCTCTGCCCGCAGCccctcggcggggccgggctccgGCAGGGCCGCGGCACCGGAAGATGGAAAACGGCAGGAAAAATGGGGAGAGCGAAAAAGCAGCCAGTCTCCATGGAAACCTGGGGAGGCCCCGTGCCGCTGCGAAgagcggggatggggacggtCCCCAGGGTCCCCTTGTCACCCCCTGGCTGGGGCTTTTGTAGGGACACAGCCCGTGTCCTGCTCCGGGGTAGCCATGCCGCAGGGGTTCGCTGTCCCCATGCCCGGTGCCCCCATCACCTCTCTCGGGATGGACGGGCACCTGGCGCATCCCAAACCggcagggagggcaggatgaggcccccATGGTGCCATcaggtcccccccccccgcatgccagcagcacccggccgcctccgtgcctcagtttccccctgCTGAGCCAGGGCGCAGGGGATGTCGCAACAGccagcctgccccagggctgggaaggTCCCGGGGCACAGGAAATCCTGCTCGCACCGGGCACGCCGGCCccaaaaaacaggaaatgccGGACCTGCTCCGTCCCTGCGGATGCGCCCCAGCTCCGGGCCCCCATCCCAATTCAGAGCAGGGCCCCACCGCCGGCTGAGACCCGACAAACTCATCTCCCCCGCTGCCGGTGGCTCCGGGTGGGCAGGGGCCGCGCTGAAAGGCCGCCCTGTGCCGGCACCGTGGGCGAAAGAGCGGGACGGCGCCAGGCTGCTCGGCACGGCTCACCCGACACCCCCGGAGCGGGGCTGATCCAGCACCCCGGGGGCATCGCTCGCCCGCCCCGTACGCGGAGAACGCCCTCGCGGAGGCGAGGCAGGGCCTGGCCGAGCACAAGCCCGGCATTGTGGGTGCCGGCACAGCTGCAGGGCCGGGATGGTGCCGGGGGAGCCGCTTCGGGTGGGGACGTGGGTGTCCCCGTGGGGTCCCCCAGCTCCGCCCCATCCAGGCACTCTGCCCCATCCAGAGCCACGGGGACCCCCCAGCCCGAGCGGGacccctgctctgctccggCACGGACGGCGATGAGCACCCATCCTGCTcggctgggggtgctgaggcCCCAGCTGGACACCGGCAGGGCGAGCTCGGCCGGCTGAATTATTTACGCCCCGCCAAGGGAGCCGTAATCCTAGCTGGGAGAGCGGgtggccggggaggggggcaccGCACGCACCCCCCAGCACGCGCGTGTGCGCGCTCCCACGTGTGCGAAGCCACGACAGCGCCCCGGTTTGCACCACGAGGCCCCCAGCAAGGCGTGAGCCCCCCCCTGCGCGGGGCACGGaccccgaggagctgtgggttGGGGGCGCGGGGACCCCAGCGCTGGGCTCAGCTGCTCggggtgcagcagggctttTCCTTCCCAAGGTCACTGGAAGAGACGTGGAGGAGCCGCAGAGGGGTCCTGAGCGCAGGTCCTGTCCCCCTGaccatggcgggggggggggcgggggacaCACTGCATTGACCCCCCTCCGGCCACGGGGCcgtccctgcctcctgccccacgTCCCCTCCTGGTGCCACCGGTGCCAACGCCGGCAGAGCCACCGAGCACAGGGGGACGAGGGGACACCGCCGCTGTCCCTCTCTCCCCGCTTGTCCCCGCGGCCACCCGCTCACCTTGGGGTAAGGTCACCGGAGCCGCAGGGCTCTGGGGACCCAAAAATCCTTCCCCGGCCACCCCGCGGAGCCCGCGGCCGCTCGGGGCAGAGGCGGGCGTCATTTGGAGGCCGGACCTGcctgctgcgggggggggggggggggggggggggggggggggcacaaagTGGGTCACGCTCCCACCCGTGACGCCCCGTGTCCCAGCCTGGCCATGTCCTCGGTGCTGTCacctgctgggggggggggggggggggcacgcgttctcctgcagccccctccccacgtTGGGGACCCGATGGCAAGGCCCTCGCCCTGCACCCGCTGCCCTTGGGCTGCGTGGACCccatcggggggggggggggcacagacCTGGCAAGGGGGGACAAAAGGACCttcccccgggggggggggacacactCATGGCATGGGGGTGACAGAgctgccctggggggggggggggcattgaTAAATCTTCGGGCACACAGCCCCCTGCACGCACCctgtcccggggggggggggcgggggcgcaCGGAGCGGTGCGGGGGGAGGGGCGCACATACATCCCAAACCCCAAACGGTCGGGGAAAGGCTGGGGGGGGTGCGGGCAGcacggggctgtgctgggaccaccacgacccccccccccccgggatgGGAGAAAGGGGGGCAAAAATCATCGCCctacccccccacccccccccaccccggagCGGCCCCGCCGCATTGAGCCGCAGggagcggccccgccgcccggtgccccccaccccccccctaCCCCAGGGGGCCGGCTCCTCCCGGTTCcgtgccaccccccccccctcctccggTGGCCCCCCCCCGCTCCATCCATCCCCGGTGCCACCTACCCAGGACGCCAGCGGGGGCCGCCGGCTCCGGTCGTTCGTCGGCGGCCGGGGCCCTCCGGGGCCGTTCGCCCTCCTGAGCTGCCGCCGGCGGCTCGGGCATGGTGGGGGGCAccgggcgcggcgggggctcggcggggaCCGGTGCATGGGGACCGCCGCGGCTCCGGGCACGGGGCCGGTGCCTCCCGAAGCCgcccgagccgccgccgccgccgccgcgcccggcCGGGAGGAGGGACAAAGGCGGCGGAGCGCAGagctcccggcccccccggAATCAGCCTGCTTGGACGACGGCCCCCCCAGCGCCGAGCCGGGGGGACCCAGGAGTCCCCTCACCCCTcccttcacccccccccccccttcacccCCCCTCTCCATCACCACCCCCCTCTCcatcacccccaccccccaccccggggAGGAGAGGGTGCggagcatccctgctgccagcccccccccccccccccccgggatgccccacgtccccagcacccccacacCCTGCTtgaccccccccaccccgccgatgccccctgcacccccacaTCGCCCCCCCCTCCTGTTTACTCCCCCCATCCTGCCTGCCCCACATCtcagcccctcgcccccccccgccccccagctgccccacaTCCCTggcccccccacaccccccctAACCCGCCCCCCCGGCACTGTGCCCAGGCCCGGTTATTTCGGGTGGAGAGGCATGCAGGGAACCCAACCTGGGCCGTGCTGTCCCACTGACATTTGggagccctcccctgccccccccaccccacaaaccaaccccagtgacccccccaaaacccccaggGTGTCACCGGGTGGGGGCCCTGGTGCAGCCCCACCAGGCACCCTGCTGTCCCCATGGCAGTGTGGGCATCAAGGCTTGGGGACCCCCATGGCCAGGTCTtgccccccccctgcccccccagctCTGAACACCCACGGCTATTTTGGGGCCAGCGCCGGGTGCCAGCGGTGACGCGGTGCCACCGGGAACCgtcccctcctccagcagctgctgttgggGCTCACAAGCTGGCGCCTCGCCCGGGCCAGGCCTGGCCACCGTCCCCGTCCCGTTTTGAGACCCCCCCGGCCTCGGAGCTGGAGCCGCTCCTCGCTGCTGTGTCCCCTCCGTTGGGCTCGTGGCCCCGCGTTCCTGGCCCACGGAGCGCGGGGAGGGGGTCGGAGGGATCTGTGATGGGCCCAGCGGGATTTGTAAAGCACGGGGGTGGTGCTGATGGGTTTCAGCATCCCTGGGACCCCTGCGTCCCTCCTGCGTCTCCTGCGTCCCTCCCGTGTCCTCCTGCATCCCTGCCTCCATCATCCTGCGTCCCTCCTGCATCTCCTGCATCCCCTCCATCTCCTGCATCGCCTCCATCTCCTGCATCCCCTCCATCTCCTGCATCGCCTGCATATCCCCTGCATCTCGTGTCCCTCCTGCATCCCCTCCATCTCCTGCATCCCCTCCATCTCCTGCATCCCCTGCATATCCCCTGCATCTCGTGTCCCTCCTGCATCCCCTCCATCTCCTGCATTGCCTGCATGTCCCCTGCATCTCGTGTCCCTCCTGCATCCCCTCCATCTCCTGCATCCCCTCCATCTCCTGCATCCCCTGCATGTCTCCTGCATCTCGTGTCCCTCCTGCATCCGTCCTGCATCTCCTGCATCCCCTCCATCACCCGCATCCCTCCTGCACCCCTGCCTCCATCACCCTGAATCCCTTCTGCATCTCCTGcatcccctccatcccctgcaTATCCCCTGCATCTCGTGTCCCTCCTGCATCTGTCCTGCATCTCCTGCATCCCCTCCATCACCCTGCATCCTCCTGCACCCCTCCTGCACCCCTGCCTTGATCCTCCTGCGCCCCTCCCGAAGCTCCTGCGTCCCTCCTGCATCCCTGCCTCCATCATCCTGAGTCCCTCCTGCATCCCCTGCATCCCCTTCACCTCCTGCATCCCCTTCAccccctccatctcctgcatcccctggcccccccccccccccctcccgtgCCCTCCCCCCCGCCTCTGCAGCCCCGGCCAGgccccagcaggctgccagcagcccccagctctgggggggggggggggggtggagacCACGAGGGGGacccccgggctgggggggggatgggggacGGGACTGAGCCCCGGCAGCGCTGCCGGCCCGctggggaccgggggggggggggggaggaccGGGGGGGACCCCCGCAGCCACCGCAGCGCTGCGCTGTGCCCCACGCCGGGCGGAAGCGCTCTGCTCCTGCGCGGCTTCACGCGGCGCCGCGTCATTCCCCGCCGCCGCCCAATCAGAAGCGGCATCTCGGCATAAAGCCCGCCCTCCGAGCTGAAAGAACCAATCGGGTGGCGCTCGCGGGCGCGGCGGGGCTCCCGCGCCGAGGCCGCCGCAGGGCGCTGGGGGGCGGGGCGAGGGCTCATGGCGCTGCGCGGGGCGCTGAGCGCGGCGGGACGGAGGTGGGGGCACcttgggggcggggggggcacggggaggggggggtgcaTGGGGGAGGGGGTGCACGGAGGGGGGGGTACCGGGAGGAGGGGtgcaccggggggggggtctgcagggggagggggggtgcacggggggggggggtctgcagGGGGAGGGGGATGCACAGGGGGgtgcacggggaggggggggtctgCAGGGGAAGAGGGGCGCAAGGGGAGGGGGTGCACGGGGGGTGCACGGGGGGGCGGCATGGGGAAgcgggggcttggggggggtgcacggggggggggggtgtgccTGGGCAGGGGGGTGTGcatggggaaggggggggctgcagggggatggggtgcacgggggggctgcatggggaaggaggggttgggggggctgCACGGGGAAGGAGGTACACGGGGGGAGTTGCTTGGGGGGGGGTACGTGGGAGGGGGTCTGCACGGAGAAGGGGGGTGCGTGGGGGGGGTCTGCACATAAGGGGGGCACGCTTAGGGCTGGGAGTCCTGAGGTATGGGGCGTGCATTTGGGGAGGGGATGTCCATACAGGTGGGTctgcatgggggggggggggggggctgcacccCTGGGGGtggtgatgggggggggggctcccagGGGCCAGCGGGTGTCCCGAGGGGGCGCACCCCTGGGGGATGCAAGGGGAAGGGGCACACCCATACGTGGGGCAAGGTGAATGGGGAGGGGCGTCAAATCCCTGCACCCACTGTGCCCCATTTTGGGGTGTGCATGGGAAcatatccccccccccccccccccccccaacttaCGTCCCCCCCCTGCAGGTGGGCGCAGCGGCGCCTCTGCTGCACGGCGCGGGGCGACACCATCTTCGCCGTGTCCTCCGGGCACGGGCGCTGCGGGGTCGCCGTCATCCGCACCAGCGGGCCGGGCAGCCGGGGGGCCCTAAGGAGCCTCACGGGGCGCCCcgagctgccccccccccgcgtcCTGGCCCTGCGGCGCATCCGAGACCCCGCCACTGCCGAGCCCTTGGACCGAGGCCTCGTCGTCTGGTTCCCAGGTGGGGGGTGGTAGAGGGGTGCCTGGCTGGTTTTGGGTGCCCGGCGGGGGTTTTTGGGTGCCCGGCGGGGGTTTTGGGTGCCCGGCGGGGGTCTCGGTGCCTGGaagggggtgtgtgtggggggtgtCTGGGTGCCCATCACGGCGCGGCGCAGCCCCTCTTGGTGTCCCCGGCACCGTGGCGTCAGGGCTGTGTGGGGTCAACGCTGCCCCCTTCTCCCCGCCCCTAAGCTCGGCTGCGGGTGGGgggctccctcctgctccccctccccaaatccctgTGGGCGCCCGTCCGAGCCGTGCCCTGAGCTCCCCGCACCCCGCAGGCCCCCAGAGCTTCACGGGCGAGGACTGCGCCGAGCTGCACGTGCACGGCGGGCCGGCGGTGGTGAGCGGCGTGCTGCGGGCGCTGGGTGAGAGCCCCCGTCCCCAATCCCCTCGGGTCCTGCACCCCGGGGTGCTCCCGGAGGGTTCACCCAGCTCGGGGCTCACCCGGTGGCCCCGTGGCAGGGCGCCTGCCCGGGCTGCGCCCCGCCGAGCCGGGCGAGTTCACGCGGCGAGCCTTCCACCGCGGGAAGCTGGACCTGACGGCCGCCGAGGGGCTCGGGGACCTCATCCACGCCGAGACGGAGGCGCAGCGGCGCCAGGCGCTGCGGCAGATGGAGGGCGAGCTGGGGAGGCTCTACCAGCGCTGGAGCGAGACCCTCACCCAGGTAAAAGGGggtgtttggggtggggggggggggggggtggggggggtccgGGTGCCTGGGTTCTCCTCCCTCGACGCGTGGCAGGAACGGGTTGGGGATGCGGGGGCCGTCCCCGCTGAGCCTCGTCCCCCTCGCTGCCCCCCAGGCTCTTGCCCACCTCGAAGCCTACATCGACTTCAGCGAGGATGACAACGTGGAGGAAGGGGTGTTGTCCCAAGGTaaggggcggcggggggcacgGCACCCTGTCCCCGCTGTcgtgtttcccccccccccccccccccctgaCACGTCCCCGTTCTGTCCCCGCAGTGGACGCAGCCGTGCGGGCGCTGGAGCAGGAGCTCGGTGCCCACCTGCAGGATGGGCGCCGGGGGGAGCTGCTCCGTGGGGGGGTCCGCGCAGTCATCGCCGGCCCCCCCAACGTGGGCAAGAGCAGCCTACTCAACCTGCTGTGTGAGTGGGGCgcgggggggctgctggtgaCATTTTAACCCCCACCCCCGATAACAGCAGCCACCTCCCCATCCCCGATGATGCCTGTACGGGCAGGAGGTCCCTGGCGTCACCCCTCCCCCCTGAGCCCCCCgtctcccaccccccccaggcCAGCGCCCGGCAGCCATCGTGTCGCCGGTGGCGGGCACCACGCGGGACGTGGTGGAGGTGTCCCTCAACGTCACCGGTTACCCCGTGGTGCTGAGCGACACGGCCGGGCTGCGCGACGCCACCGACCCCGTCGAGCGAGAGGGCGTCAGCCGCGCGCGGGACCGGTGAGCTGGGGTCAGGGcgggggtgcaggcaggattggggggcacccccccccccccccccccccccccccggtttaACCGCAGGGTTGGGACATGGGACGtggcaggatgcggccccgtgcccagccctgccgcGTCCCCGCAGGCTGCAGCGAGCAGACCTGGTGCTGGCCGTGCTGGATGCCACGGCCGTGCCCGCCGagccggcggggctgggggctgccgtGGGGTCCCTggtgccccccgccgccccctgcATCCTGGTGCTCAACAAGGCCGAcctgctggggggggacacgggggctCTGCGTGCCGCCTGCGCCCAGGGACCCCCAGTGCCCCCCGCCACCCTTCTGTCCTGCAAGACGGGCGACGGCATCGACcgcctgctggagctgctggggcagcagttGGCACAGCTGTAAGCGCAcgggggtttttttttttttttgggggggggggggggggacacgacaCCGCTTACCCCATCCCTGTATGGGCAGCTTGAGGAGGGGGGTGCtccagggtgttttttttgccCCCTCCCTAGGTGCGGAGACCCCCTGGCCGGCTCGCCCAGCCTGACGCAGAGCCGGCACAGCCAGCACCTGGGGGACTGCGCGGCCGCGCTGGCGCGCTACGGCCGGCACCGCGCGCGGGACCTGGGGCTGGCGGCCGAGCAGCTGCGGCTGGCGCGGCGGCACCTGGGGCGCATCACCGGGCACGTGGGCGCCGAGGACGTCCTCGACATCATCTTCAGGGATTTCTGCGTCGGCAAGTGACGGGGCGCCGGGGCGTGGCCCCCCCCCTCCTTGCGGGTATTAAACCGTGGTGCCTTGGGCTGCTTCTGGCATATTTCCCCCTGCGCCCCCCGCCGCGGTCCCCGCAGGGCTCGGTGGCCCCGTGCCAGGACGCTGTGCTTTccctggctggggggggggggcagggggtgtaTGTCCTGAGCCCCAgctgtggggggaaaaaaaaaaaaagcgctggGAAAGGCCACGTTTCCTGGCCAGGAGGATAAACAAGGAGCTGGAGTGTCTGGAATGGAAAAACCTTGGCTTCACCCTTGGGCATCTCCTTCCCATAGCACGGCACGGGGCCCCGTGGGATGCGGGACCCATCCTGACACCCCAAACGCCTTCCCCAGGGCGGTGGttgggggggtcccagcccccagcatggccccacagccccagtcTGTTGCCTGGGtgccccccagctctccccccACCTGCTCCGTGGCTGCTTTGGGCTcggtggggttggggggggccCTAAAAGTGGGGGTTCCTGGGGGTGCTTGTCCTTCTCCCACCCCCGTTTGGGGCTTCAGGGTTATTTGTGGCGGAGCTCCAGCGGCTCCTCTAGCAGCGAGCGGGTCCCTGCGCTCCCCAGCTGGGCCACACGgggtggctggggctgagccccgctgtcacccccatcccaccctgtccctgcaccctggggacagggggacccGGTGGTGTCCCCGTGCCTCTGGACGGCTGCGGCGCGTGGCTTTGTGTGGCATGGGCGACCAAAATGGGACCCCCAGGGGTGCTGGCTAGGGACAGGGACCCTCTGGTGGCCCGCAGGGTGCTACGTGCCACCGGCAAGGTGCTGGTGGCGTGCGGGCAACGCGGGAGGGGGCGTCCCGGCAGGCCGGGTGTCAGGAAAGGCTCTTTAAACAGGAAGGCGAGGGAAGCACGGCCATAAATCAGAGCGTGGCAGCGGCGATTAATCACCGGGCTCGGCCCGTCCTGCACGCGCTGCTGCGCCCCGGCCCTACCACCCTGCGTGACAAAAGCCGGGACGCCGGGGTCCCCAGGGACACcagggcttgggggggggggggggcttggcTGGGCTTTGCTCCTGTGCTGGTGGCTCACGGCTGTGGCATCCAAGGGCTTACCCACGGGGGAAAGCTCGGGGTTTGCCGTGTGCCGTCGGGGATGGGTTTCGTGGTGGGGAGGATTGTGGCCATCCAAAGGGACGCCTTaacccacagcccccccccccccccccccccaaagctgGGGGTCCCCATCCCTCGCGCCCCCATCCCTTGTGGTCCCATCCCCATCATTTCGGGGCAGCCTTGGCCAGCGCTCGGCCCCTTCTGGGAACGGCCCCCCCGCCTCCTGACCGCGCTCTTCCTGGCTGCCGTTTCCTCCGCCAGGCTGCCCATCTGCAGCGGGGACGGGATGTTCCcgcttcccccaccccccccccactcccccccctcCGGCCCTGGCCTTTGTGCCCCCCTTCCAGCTCTCCCCCCCCCTTGGGCATCGCAGTACACGCATGGCGAGCCGTGGCGGTGCTGAGCGGTGCTGAGCGCTGCCTGTATTTCCAGCTGCCGACCGCGCCGCGTGCACGCACGTGTGAGCCGAGCGTGCGGGGAGGTGGGGGCttggggagggtggggaaggggagaagggggatGCGGCCCCGGTCCCCGCTCGCTCCCGGTTGGAGTTTTCCATCGGTGCTGTGGGAAATGCCGCTCCAGGCTTGTCCTGCTCCTGTCCTCGAGCCCCTCGCTGCGGCTCACCCTGCGCTGCTCAGCCGCTAGCcgctgcagggagagcaggatcaggcccccgTGCTCTCAGCCCCCTGTGCTCCCCggccctggggtgggggggggtcaTCCCATGCCCACCCCCCCCTCACCTGGGGTTCTTCAGCGTGGCCATGTACTGCTCCATCATCTTCTGCACCAACCGCTGCATCTCCTCCATGCTGTTTTTGCCTGGTGGGGCGAGAGCAGCGGGGCCTGAGCTGGGCTGGCGGGGGACCCTCATAGCAGGGGGCGATGCCCCCTGGGGTGACGGGGGGCTGTTGGGGTTGGGGACGGACTCACCCGCGCTGCCGAAGATGCCCAGGTTCCTCAGAGGATCTGCGTaggagctggggctggcgaAGGGCCCCGGCCGCACGCTGCCCCCCAGGGTCCCCGGCACCCACGAGCCCGTGATGTCGAAGGTGTCCAGCTGCAGAGGGCAGGGTGGGCGCGTCGGTGCTGGCTCTCAGGGCCCTGCCCCACGCCACGGGACCGGTGCCGGGCTCGGCACGGCCACCGAGTGCTCGCGGCACCTCTGGGGAGCAGGGTCCAAGGGTGGCACCGCGGCTTGTCCCTGCCCGGAGTGCGCCGCGGGACCGGGCAAAAGCGCAGGTCCGAAAACTTGGGTAAAAATGCAAGGCTGAAAAGCGTGGGCAAAAGTACACGGGCAAAAGGGCAGGTCTGAAAATGTAGGGGTAAAAATGccaggctgaaaataaaatgcacatgCAGAAGTGGCTGTGCAAAAGTGCACGGGCGAAAGTGCGGGTCCGAATACACAGGGGTAAAAATGCAAGGCTGAAAAGTGCCTGCGCAAAAGAAGGCTGTGCGTGCCCAGCCTCGCACTCTCCCGAAGTGGCCGTGGAAGAcacccggggctgcccccgtgccccagctgccccctCACCTTGGAGCCCTCGCAGATGCTGAGCCGCTGCTTCAAGTAGTTGGCTTGCACGGCGGCTTTGCTCTTCTCCCCCACCTCCTTGCTGAGCTGCTCCTTCTCCGCCAGCagcttcttcttctcctcctggctgcccttCAGCTGCTTGTCGGCCTCCTGCAGCcgcttctccagctcctgcttctCCCGGGAGCAGTTGAAGCGGCACTGCAGCAGGTTCACGTCGCAGGCGCTCTTCTCCCTGTACATGGTGTCGcgctcctgctgctggaggaagagcCCCTCGGTGCGCTGCGTCAGCCTCCTGAGCTCCTCGTGCGCGGAGCTGCAGCCGTAGGGGCTTATCGTCTCCCTGATGCGCTGGAGGGAGATGCTGATGTCCGGGCGCAGAATGCTGCACTCGCGCTTCAGCAGCTCCAGGTGGGACTTGGTGGAGTCGCACAGGgtctgggtgctgagcagctcctgctggcagccctcGCGCTCCTGGCTGGCCTTGGCCAGCGCCGTGCTCGCCTTGGCG of Cygnus atratus isolate AKBS03 ecotype Queensland, Australia chromosome 26, CAtr_DNAZoo_HiC_assembly, whole genome shotgun sequence contains these proteins:
- the GTPBP3 gene encoding tRNA modification GTPase GTPBP3, mitochondrial; protein product: MALRGALSAAGRRWAQRRLCCTARGDTIFAVSSGHGRCGVAVIRTSGPGSRGALRSLTGRPELPPPRVLALRRIRDPATAEPLDRGLVVWFPGPQSFTGEDCAELHVHGGPAVVSGVLRALGRLPGLRPAEPGEFTRRAFHRGKLDLTAAEGLGDLIHAETEAQRRQALRQMEGELGRLYQRWSETLTQALAHLEAYIDFSEDDNVEEGVLSQVDAAVRALEQELGAHLQDGRRGELLRGGVRAVIAGPPNVGKSSLLNLLCQRPAAIVSPVAGTTRDVVEVSLNVTGYPVVLSDTAGLRDATDPVEREGVSRARDRLQRADLVLAVLDATAVPAEPAGLGAAVGSLVPPAAPCILVLNKADLLGGDTGALRAACAQGPPVPPATLLSCKTGDGIDRLLELLGQQLAQLCGDPLAGSPSLTQSRHSQHLGDCAAALARYGRHRARDLGLAAEQLRLARRHLGRITGHVGAEDVLDIIFRDFCVGK
- the PLVAP gene encoding plasmalemma vesicle-associated protein, which translates into the protein MEKSSYAMAKFGLEAKEAMPKRDCGFYMKYVFLFTSLIQFLIILGLVLFMVYGNAHAGTDTHLRLLEEQMQDRYNKIITLSGRNANLTRTLNNTLKEKQGLQGTLQKVQRELDKCNSSQLPNATPKLQEMMRIMIYQKMMLEDYHMTINLINANCSAEKAQLRSQLDKTALARKELEDNCAKASTALAKASQEREGCQQELLSTQTLCDSTKSHLELLKRECSILRPDISISLQRIRETISPYGCSSAHEELRRLTQRTEGLFLQQQERDTMYREKSACDVNLLQCRFNCSREKQELEKRLQEADKQLKGSQEEKKKLLAEKEQLSKEVGEKSKAAVQANYLKQRLSICEGSKLDTFDITGSWVPGTLGGSVRPGPFASPSSYADPLRNLGKNSMEEMQRLVQKMMEQYMATLKNPSG